In Streptomyces chartreusis NRRL 3882, the following are encoded in one genomic region:
- a CDS encoding SAM-dependent methyltransferase: MSDQVGNSGQEPLPKIDTSVPHSARIWNYWLGGKDNYEVDRVAGDAFREIFPGIETGARAARYFLARAVRHLAAEEGIRQFLDIGTGLPNVDNTHQIAQGVAPDSRIVYVDNDPLVLAHARALLTSTPEGVTNYVDADLREPSTIIREAGKTLDFDQPVALMLMGILGHIEDHDEACAIVRQLVDALPSGSYLVQYDSTDTSDDYVRAIQQYNDGGSIPYILRSPEQIARYFDGLELLEPGVTSCSRWRPDAAALDLPAEVHQYGGVALKR, encoded by the coding sequence ATGAGTGATCAGGTGGGGAACTCCGGGCAGGAGCCGCTTCCCAAGATCGACACCTCCGTGCCGCACTCGGCCCGGATCTGGAACTACTGGCTGGGCGGAAAGGACAACTACGAAGTCGACCGTGTGGCCGGTGACGCGTTCCGCGAGATCTTCCCGGGTATCGAGACCGGAGCCCGCGCCGCCCGCTACTTCCTCGCCCGAGCCGTCCGCCATCTCGCCGCCGAGGAGGGCATCCGCCAGTTCCTGGACATCGGCACCGGGCTGCCCAACGTGGACAACACCCACCAGATCGCCCAGGGGGTGGCCCCGGACAGCCGGATCGTCTACGTCGACAACGACCCGCTGGTGCTGGCCCACGCCCGCGCGCTGCTCACCAGCACCCCGGAGGGCGTCACCAACTACGTCGACGCCGACCTGCGCGAGCCGAGCACGATCATCCGGGAAGCCGGCAAGACGCTGGACTTCGACCAGCCCGTCGCCCTCATGCTGATGGGCATCCTGGGCCACATCGAGGACCACGACGAGGCATGCGCGATCGTGCGGCAGCTGGTGGACGCCCTGCCCTCCGGCAGCTACCTCGTCCAGTACGACAGCACCGACACCAGCGATGACTACGTCCGGGCCATCCAGCAGTACAACGACGGCGGTTCGATCCCGTACATCCTGCGCAGCCCCGAGCAGATCGCCCGCTACTTCGACGGTCTGGAACTGCTCGAACCGGGCGTGACGTCCTGCTCGCGCTGGCGCCCCGACGCCGCGGCCCTGGATCTCCCCGCGGAGGTGCACCAGTACGGCGGTGTCGCCCTGAAGCGCTGA
- a CDS encoding phosphotransferase: MPPTPPGRLLGSGRRADVYEIDGAWVLRREREGGGDAAGEGAVMEHVRAHGYPVPRVRPTGSRTDLVLERLSGPTMLQACLAGTLDLTEAGSLLARLLRNLHTIPALRSTGPAVRVLHLDLHPENVILTPDGPRVIDWSNTEEGDPALDWAASAVILAQAAVAGDHLSSPARTMLTALLAGPSPLTRPALTEALRRRSANPTMSRAEVELLGKAEELMLSQGGTRRRTS, translated from the coding sequence ATGCCGCCGACACCACCGGGACGACTGCTCGGCTCGGGCCGCCGCGCCGACGTGTACGAGATCGACGGGGCGTGGGTGCTGCGGCGTGAACGGGAGGGCGGGGGAGACGCGGCGGGCGAGGGCGCGGTGATGGAGCACGTGCGCGCCCACGGCTACCCGGTGCCCCGGGTCCGTCCGACCGGCTCGCGCACGGACCTGGTGCTGGAACGGCTCTCCGGCCCGACCATGCTCCAGGCCTGCCTGGCGGGCACGCTGGACCTGACGGAGGCGGGCTCGCTCCTCGCCCGGCTGCTGCGCAACCTCCACACCATCCCCGCCCTGCGCTCCACCGGCCCGGCCGTCCGCGTCCTGCACCTGGACCTGCACCCGGAGAACGTGATCCTGACCCCCGACGGTCCCCGCGTCATCGACTGGTCGAACACGGAGGAGGGCGACCCGGCCCTGGACTGGGCGGCGTCCGCCGTCATCCTCGCCCAGGCCGCCGTCGCCGGTGACCACCTCTCCAGCCCGGCCCGCACCATGCTGACCGCCCTCCTCGCCGGCCCGTCCCCCCTCACCCGGCCCGCCCTCACCGAGGCCCTGCGCCGGCGGTCCGCCAACCCGACCATGAGCCGGGCCGAAGTCGAACTACTCGGAAAGGCCGAGGAGTTGATGCTGTCTCAGGGGGGAACGCGTCGGCGAACAAGCTAA
- a CDS encoding CbiQ family ECF transporter T component produces the protein MHPAAWWLWSLSLGTAATRTTNPLLLTLLVTVSAYVVATRRPDTPWSRSYGAFVKLALAVLLIRLLFATVLGSPIPGTHTLLTLPEADLPAWAQGIRLGGEVTAEALTFALYDGLKLATLLICVGAANALANPSRLLKSLPGALYEMGVAVVVALTFAPNLIADVQRLRAARRLRGRPDKGLRGLLHVGLPVLEGALERSVSLAAAMDARGYGRTAQVPPAVRRTTAVLTLGGLLGVCAGTYGLLTAEGATYGVPVLLTGLAAALAGLRLGGRRSLRTRYRPDRWDVRAWLVVASGVAVAALLTLAAARDPAALHPGVVPLMAPTLPLWPAAAILLGLLPAFVAPDPKEPS, from the coding sequence CTGCACCCAGCAGCCTGGTGGCTCTGGTCCCTTTCCCTCGGCACCGCGGCCACCCGCACCACCAACCCCCTCCTCCTCACCCTCCTCGTCACGGTCTCCGCCTACGTCGTGGCCACCCGCCGCCCCGACACCCCCTGGTCCCGCTCCTACGGCGCCTTCGTCAAACTCGCCCTGGCCGTCCTGCTCATCCGCCTGCTCTTCGCGACGGTCCTCGGCTCCCCCATCCCCGGCACGCACACCCTCCTCACCCTCCCCGAAGCCGACCTCCCCGCCTGGGCCCAGGGCATCCGCCTCGGCGGCGAGGTCACCGCCGAGGCCCTGACCTTCGCCCTGTACGACGGCCTGAAACTGGCCACCCTCCTCATCTGCGTCGGCGCCGCGAACGCCCTGGCGAACCCCTCCCGCCTGCTCAAGTCCCTCCCTGGCGCCCTGTACGAGATGGGCGTCGCGGTCGTCGTAGCCCTCACCTTCGCGCCGAACCTCATCGCCGACGTCCAGCGCCTCCGCGCCGCCCGCCGCCTGCGCGGCCGCCCGGACAAGGGCCTCCGGGGCCTGCTGCACGTGGGCCTGCCGGTCCTGGAGGGCGCGCTGGAGCGCTCGGTGTCGCTCGCCGCCGCGATGGACGCCCGCGGTTACGGCCGTACCGCCCAGGTCCCCCCCGCCGTGCGCCGCACCACCGCCGTCCTCACCCTCGGCGGGCTGCTCGGCGTGTGCGCCGGAACGTACGGTCTGCTCACCGCCGAGGGCGCCACGTACGGCGTCCCGGTGCTCCTCACCGGCCTCGCCGCCGCCCTCGCGGGTCTCCGGCTCGGCGGACGGCGGTCGCTGCGCACCCGCTACCGCCCCGACCGCTGGGACGTGCGTGCCTGGCTGGTCGTCGCGTCCGGCGTGGCGGTCGCCGCGCTCCTCACGCTCGCCGCCGCCCGTGACCCCGCGGCCCTGCACCCCGGCGTGGTGCCGCTCATGGCTCCCACGCTCCCCCTCTGGCCCGCGGCGGCGATCCTCCTCGGCCTGCTGCCCGCGTTCGTCGCCCCCGATCCCAAGGAGCCGTCGTGA
- a CDS encoding prenyltransferase/squalene oxidase repeat-containing protein — MNVRRSAAVLAAVAVICAAPPAAAAPSPSPSQAFPSALYGDKDPRYDGVWRQSLALLAQHTVGVKPAAKSVQWLVRQQCADGSFAPYRADPTTACDAKTMVDTNQTAAAVQALTALGGHDAVTGKAVAWLKSVQNKDGGWGYTPGGASDTNSTSVVIGALTAAGEKPEQVEKGGKSPYDALLTLALACDGDDAGAFAFQPDKKGELAANADATAAGVLGALGKGMVVKPAEKTEATGAAKGETCADEKTPEQAAANGAAYLTRTLAEDGHLTSALAGSDPQPDHGNTADAVVALAAHGDTGQAEKPLRWLEKNSAPWAAQNGPAAYAQLIFAAHATGTNPRDFGGTDLVKQLNATGPAPQTAGKTRAAEEKSDSGSDVFGVWWYVGVCLVAGVGIGFLFSGRRNRQQP, encoded by the coding sequence ATGAACGTCCGCCGCAGCGCCGCGGTCCTCGCCGCCGTCGCCGTGATCTGCGCCGCCCCGCCGGCCGCCGCCGCCCCGTCCCCTTCCCCGTCCCAGGCCTTCCCCTCCGCCCTGTACGGCGACAAGGACCCCCGGTACGACGGCGTCTGGCGCCAGTCGCTCGCCCTCCTCGCGCAGCACACGGTGGGCGTGAAGCCCGCGGCGAAGTCCGTGCAGTGGCTGGTGCGCCAGCAGTGCGCGGACGGTTCCTTCGCCCCGTACCGCGCCGACCCGACCACCGCGTGCGACGCCAAGACCATGGTCGACACGAACCAGACGGCCGCCGCCGTACAGGCGCTCACCGCCCTCGGCGGGCACGACGCCGTCACCGGCAAGGCCGTCGCCTGGCTGAAGTCCGTCCAGAACAAGGACGGCGGCTGGGGCTACACGCCCGGCGGCGCCAGCGACACCAACTCCACGTCCGTCGTCATCGGCGCGCTGACCGCCGCCGGCGAGAAGCCGGAACAGGTCGAGAAGGGCGGCAAGTCGCCCTACGACGCGCTGCTGACGCTCGCCCTCGCCTGTGACGGCGACGACGCGGGCGCCTTCGCGTTCCAGCCGGACAAGAAGGGCGAGCTCGCCGCCAACGCGGACGCCACGGCGGCGGGCGTGCTGGGCGCCTTGGGCAAGGGCATGGTGGTGAAGCCCGCCGAGAAGACGGAGGCGACCGGGGCGGCGAAGGGCGAGACCTGCGCGGACGAGAAGACGCCTGAGCAGGCCGCGGCCAACGGAGCCGCCTACCTCACCAGGACGCTCGCCGAGGACGGCCACCTCACTTCGGCCCTCGCGGGCTCGGACCCCCAGCCCGACCACGGCAACACCGCCGACGCGGTCGTCGCGCTCGCCGCGCACGGCGACACCGGGCAGGCGGAGAAGCCCCTGCGCTGGCTGGAGAAGAACTCCGCCCCGTGGGCCGCCCAGAACGGCCCCGCCGCCTACGCCCAGCTCATCTTCGCCGCCCACGCGACGGGCACCAACCCGCGCGACTTCGGCGGCACCGACCTGGTGAAGCAGCTGAACGCGACCGGCCCGGCCCCGCAGACCGCCGGGAAGACCCGAGCGGCGGAGGAGAAGAGCGACTCGGGCTCGGACGTCTTCGGCGTCTGGTGGTACGTCGGTGTCTGCCTCGTCGCCGGCGTCGGCATCGGCTTCCTCTTCAGCGGCCGCAGGAACAGGCAGCAGCCGTGA
- a CDS encoding SCO2322 family protein, with translation MIRRAVLLLLASLLLCAGAGQAQAAGYRYWSFWDRDGDHWVYATQGPSTARPSDGDVQGFRFAVSEDSGDAARPRGEADFTTICAKTPAQDGRKRVALLLDFGTPTDAPPGETPPPARTACARVSPDATTAEALAAVAKPLRYDTNALLCAISGYPEKGCGEQLSKKQPPTAEKKHTSDGGPSLGLVGGIAVVAVLGAAAIWQVRRRGRS, from the coding sequence GTGATCCGCCGAGCCGTTCTCCTTCTCCTGGCCTCGCTCCTGCTGTGCGCGGGAGCGGGCCAGGCCCAGGCCGCCGGCTACCGGTACTGGTCGTTCTGGGACCGCGACGGCGACCACTGGGTCTACGCCACCCAGGGCCCGTCCACCGCCCGCCCCTCGGACGGCGACGTCCAGGGCTTCCGTTTCGCGGTGAGCGAGGACTCCGGGGACGCGGCCCGACCGCGCGGCGAGGCCGACTTCACGACGATCTGCGCCAAGACGCCCGCGCAGGACGGCAGGAAGCGAGTGGCTCTGCTCCTCGACTTCGGCACGCCGACGGACGCCCCGCCCGGCGAGACGCCGCCCCCTGCCCGAACGGCCTGCGCCCGGGTCTCCCCCGACGCGACAACGGCCGAGGCCCTGGCAGCAGTGGCCAAGCCGTTGCGCTACGACACGAACGCCCTCCTGTGCGCCATCTCGGGTTACCCGGAGAAGGGTTGCGGAGAGCAGCTGTCGAAGAAGCAGCCCCCGACCGCAGAGAAGAAGCACACCTCGGACGGCGGCCCGTCCCTCGGTTTGGTGGGGGGAATCGCCGTAGTGGCGGTACTGGGCGCGGCAGCAATCTGGCAGGTACGGCGGCGTGGGCGGTCTTAG
- a CDS encoding ABC transporter ATP-binding protein: MIRFEDVSVTYDGAAEPTVQGIDFEVPEGELVLLAGPSGVGKSTVLGAVSGLVPHFTGGTLRGRVTVAGRDTRTHKPRELADVVGTVGQDPLSHFVTDAVEDELAYGMESLGLAPDVMRRRVEETLDLLGLADLRHRPIATLSGGQRQRVAIGSVLTPHPSVLVLDEPTSALDPAAAEEVLAVLQRLVHDLGTTVLLAEHRLERVIQYADRIALLPAPGAPPVVGTPAEVMAVSPVYPPVVALGRLAGWTPLPLTVRDARRKAGDLRQQLKYVPEGRGELRDQPHSTRTRKPVAQPTPVGAAELHALSVIRARITALRHIDLTIAPGETIALMGRNGAGKSTLLNSLVGLVTPTSGTVRVGDAIPHRTRPKDLVRKVGLVPQEPRDLLYADTVAAECAAADQDADAEPGTCRALVSELLPGVTGDTHPRDLSEGQRLALALAVVLTARPPLLLLDEPTRGLDYAAKARLVAVLRTLAAEGHAIVLATHDVELAAEIAHRVVLLADGEVIADGPTADVVVSSPSFAPQVTKILAPQHWLTVSQVRAALDEAG, from the coding sequence GTGATCCGCTTCGAGGACGTGTCCGTGACGTACGACGGCGCCGCCGAACCCACCGTCCAGGGCATCGACTTCGAGGTCCCGGAAGGGGAACTCGTCCTCCTGGCCGGCCCGTCCGGCGTGGGCAAGTCCACCGTCCTGGGCGCGGTCAGCGGGCTCGTCCCGCACTTCACCGGCGGCACCCTGCGCGGCAGGGTCACGGTCGCCGGCCGGGACACCCGTACGCACAAGCCGCGCGAACTCGCCGACGTCGTCGGCACAGTGGGCCAGGACCCGCTCTCCCACTTCGTCACCGACGCCGTCGAGGACGAACTCGCCTACGGCATGGAGTCGCTGGGCCTCGCCCCGGACGTGATGCGGCGCCGCGTCGAGGAGACGCTCGACCTGCTCGGCCTGGCCGACCTGCGCCACCGCCCGATCGCCACGCTCTCCGGTGGCCAGCGGCAGCGCGTCGCGATCGGCTCGGTCCTCACCCCGCACCCGAGCGTCCTCGTCCTGGACGAGCCGACCTCCGCGCTCGACCCGGCCGCCGCGGAGGAGGTCCTGGCGGTCCTCCAGCGGCTCGTGCACGACCTCGGCACGACGGTCCTCCTGGCGGAACACCGCCTGGAACGCGTCATCCAGTACGCCGACCGGATCGCCCTCCTGCCCGCCCCGGGCGCGCCCCCGGTCGTAGGCACCCCGGCCGAGGTGATGGCCGTGTCCCCGGTGTACCCACCGGTGGTGGCCCTGGGCCGCCTGGCGGGCTGGACGCCCTTGCCCCTGACGGTCCGAGACGCCCGCCGCAAGGCAGGGGATCTGAGGCAACAGCTGAAATACGTCCCGGAGGGGCGCGGGGAACTGCGCGATCAACCACATTCGACCCGCACCCGCAAACCCGTGGCACAACCCACCCCAGTGGGCGCAGCGGAGCTCCATGCCCTCTCCGTCATCCGCGCCCGCATCACCGCCCTGCGCCACATCGACCTCACCATCGCCCCCGGCGAGACGATCGCCCTGATGGGCCGCAACGGTGCCGGAAAGTCCACCCTCCTCAACTCCCTGGTCGGCCTGGTCACCCCCACGTCGGGAACCGTCCGGGTCGGCGACGCGATCCCCCACCGCACGCGCCCGAAGGACCTCGTACGCAAAGTCGGCCTCGTGCCACAGGAACCGCGCGACCTGCTCTACGCCGACACCGTCGCCGCCGAGTGCGCCGCGGCCGACCAGGACGCGGACGCGGAGCCCGGCACCTGCCGGGCCCTGGTCTCCGAGCTGCTCCCCGGCGTCACCGGCGACACCCACCCCCGGGACCTCTCGGAGGGGCAGCGGCTCGCCCTCGCCCTGGCCGTCGTACTGACGGCCCGGCCCCCGCTGCTCCTGCTCGACGAGCCGACCCGCGGCCTGGACTACGCGGCGAAGGCCCGCCTGGTCGCGGTGCTCCGCACCCTCGCCGCCGAGGGGCACGCCATCGTGCTGGCCACGCACGACGTGGAGCTGGCGGCCGAGATCGCCCACCGGGTGGTGCTGCTCGCCGACGGCGAGGTGATCGCGGACGGCCCGACGGCGGACGTCGTGGTCTCCTCCCCCTCCTTCGCCCCACAGGTCACCAAGATCCTTGCCCCGCAGCACTGGCTCACGGTCTCCCAGGTCCGCGCGGCCCTCGACGAGGCCGGCTGA